A genomic region of Pseudomonas frederiksbergensis contains the following coding sequences:
- a CDS encoding ABC transporter substrate-binding protein gives MKGFRLLLGSLLATVGLLVSPVTVTAAPAPIHFADLNWESGSLITDILRIIVEKGYGLPTDTLPGTTITLETALANNDIQVIGEEWAGRSPVWVKAEAEGKVASIGDTVKGATEGWWVPEYVIKGDPAKGIKPLAPDLRSVSDLPRYKDVFSDPESPGKGRFLNSPIGWTSEVVNKQKLAAYGLTDSYVNFRSGSGAALDAEITSSIRRGKPVLFYYWSPTPLLGRFKLIQLEEPPFDAEAWKTLTDADNPNPKPTRSLPSKLSIGVSAPFQKQYPQVTDFFSKVDLPIGPLNKALAEISENHTAPRQAAEAFMKAHPEVWRAWLPKDVADKVSASL, from the coding sequence ATGAAAGGTTTTCGACTGCTGTTGGGAAGTCTGCTTGCCACTGTTGGTCTGTTGGTGTCGCCCGTGACCGTGACGGCCGCCCCGGCGCCGATCCACTTCGCTGACCTGAACTGGGAAAGCGGCAGTCTGATCACCGACATTTTGCGGATTATTGTCGAGAAAGGTTACGGCCTGCCGACGGATACCTTGCCGGGCACCACCATCACTCTGGAAACTGCCTTGGCCAACAATGACATTCAGGTCATTGGCGAAGAGTGGGCCGGTCGCAGCCCGGTCTGGGTCAAGGCCGAGGCTGAAGGCAAGGTGGCAAGTATCGGCGATACGGTCAAAGGCGCAACCGAAGGCTGGTGGGTGCCGGAATACGTGATCAAGGGCGATCCGGCCAAAGGCATCAAGCCATTGGCGCCGGACTTGCGCAGCGTGTCGGACCTGCCGCGTTACAAGGATGTCTTCAGCGATCCGGAAAGCCCTGGCAAAGGGCGCTTTCTCAATAGCCCGATCGGCTGGACCTCGGAGGTGGTCAACAAACAGAAACTCGCGGCCTATGGCCTGACGGACAGTTATGTGAATTTTCGCAGCGGTTCCGGCGCGGCGCTGGACGCAGAAATCACCTCGTCCATTCGCCGTGGCAAGCCGGTGCTGTTTTATTACTGGTCGCCGACGCCATTGCTTGGGCGCTTCAAGCTGATTCAGCTGGAAGAACCTCCGTTCGATGCCGAGGCCTGGAAGACCCTGACCGATGCCGATAATCCCAATCCGAAACCAACACGCTCGTTGCCCTCGAAACTGTCGATTGGGGTGTCCGCACCTTTCCAGAAACAGTATCCGCAGGTGACCGATTTTTTCAGCAAGGTCGACCTGCCTATCGGGCCTCTGAACAAGGCCCTGGCCGAAATCAGCGAGAACCACACAGCGCCGCGCCAGGCGGCCGAAGCCTTCATGAAGGCGCATCCGGAGGTCTGGCGGGCGTGGCTGCCCAAAGACGTGGCAGACAAGGTGTCTGCCAGCCTGTAG
- a CDS encoding DUF3995 domain-containing protein produces MTFVLAQWIVAAFVLISLIHLYWALGGRWASDAVVPQVQGAANEGLRPAFKPSASGTLAVAVGLLLIALMVSLRVGLFVPAVGHWSLQWLISVIALLMFARAIGDSNLVGFFKEQAGSKFARLDTWAYSPLCVVLGAGLLTVAWG; encoded by the coding sequence ATGACGTTTGTGCTTGCTCAATGGATCGTCGCCGCGTTTGTGCTGATCAGCCTGATTCATCTGTACTGGGCGCTCGGCGGTCGATGGGCCAGTGACGCCGTGGTGCCACAGGTGCAAGGCGCTGCGAACGAAGGATTGCGGCCGGCCTTCAAACCTTCTGCGTCGGGAACCCTGGCGGTGGCTGTCGGGTTGCTGCTGATAGCCTTGATGGTGAGCTTGCGGGTCGGCCTGTTTGTGCCGGCAGTCGGGCACTGGTCGCTGCAATGGCTGATCAGTGTCATTGCCTTGCTGATGTTTGCCCGCGCGATCGGTGATTCGAACCTTGTCGGCTTTTTCAAGGAACAGGCCGGGTCGAAGTTCGCGCGCCTCGACACCTGGGCCTATTCACCGCTGTGTGTGGTGCTGGGGGCAGGGTTGTTGACTGTGGCGTGGGGGTGA
- a CDS encoding Na+/H+ antiporter subunit G — protein sequence MNELGQLSLWVEIPVAILLVVSSLCALIGAIGLLRLKDYFRRMHPPALASTLGAWCVALASIVYFSALNASPVLHAWLIPILLSITMPVTTLLLARAALFRKRMAGDDVPAEVSSRRTESER from the coding sequence ATGAATGAGCTTGGCCAATTGTCTCTGTGGGTCGAGATCCCGGTGGCGATTCTGCTGGTGGTCAGCAGCCTGTGTGCATTGATTGGCGCCATTGGTTTGCTGCGTTTGAAGGATTACTTCCGGCGCATGCACCCGCCGGCTCTGGCATCGACCTTGGGCGCCTGGTGCGTGGCACTGGCGTCGATCGTCTATTTCTCGGCGCTCAACGCCAGCCCGGTGCTGCACGCCTGGCTGATCCCGATATTGCTGTCGATCACCATGCCGGTGACCACCCTGCTGCTGGCGCGGGCGGCGTTGTTTCGTAAACGCATGGCCGGGGATGATGTGCCGGCCGAGGTCAGCAGTCGACGGACAGAAAGCGAGCGTTGA
- a CDS encoding K+/H+ antiporter subunit F produces MSALLSNAVLFSLFMFSLAMLLTLIRLFKGPSAQDRVLALDYLYVIAMLMMLVLGIRYASDTYFEAALLIALFGFVGSFALAKFLLRGEVIE; encoded by the coding sequence ATGAGCGCCCTGCTCTCGAATGCGGTTCTGTTCAGCCTGTTCATGTTCTCGCTGGCGATGCTGCTGACGCTGATTCGCCTGTTCAAAGGCCCGTCGGCACAGGACCGGGTTCTGGCACTGGATTACCTCTACGTCATCGCCATGCTGATGATGCTGGTACTGGGGATCCGCTATGCCAGTGATACCTATTTCGAAGCAGCGCTGCTGATCGCGCTGTTCGGCTTCGTCGGCTCGTTTGCCCTGGCGAAATTCCTGCTGCGTGGCGAGGTGATCGAATGA
- a CDS encoding Na+/H+ antiporter subunit E yields MKRLFPAPWLSLALWVLWLVLNLSISAGNLLLGAILGFCAPLMMRKLRPLPIRIRRPGVILRLFFQVGRDVLASNLAVAWGVLNAGRRPPHSKFIKVPLDLRDANGLAALSMITTVIPGTVWSELALDRSILLLHVFDLDDEAHFIQHFKATYERPLMEIFE; encoded by the coding sequence ATGAAGCGTCTGTTCCCTGCCCCCTGGTTGTCGTTGGCGCTGTGGGTCCTGTGGCTGGTGCTGAACCTGTCCATCAGCGCCGGCAACCTGCTACTGGGCGCGATACTGGGCTTCTGCGCACCGTTGATGATGCGCAAACTGCGACCGCTGCCGATCCGTATTCGTCGTCCCGGGGTGATCCTGCGCCTGTTCTTCCAGGTCGGACGTGACGTGCTGGCGTCCAATCTTGCTGTCGCCTGGGGCGTGTTGAACGCCGGTCGACGGCCACCACACTCGAAGTTCATCAAAGTGCCGCTGGACCTGCGTGACGCCAACGGCCTCGCGGCGCTGTCGATGATCACCACGGTAATTCCCGGCACGGTCTGGTCGGAACTGGCGCTGGATCGCAGCATTCTGCTGTTGCATGTGTTCGATCTGGATGACGAAGCGCACTTCATCCAGCACTTCAAGGCGACTTATGAGCGCCCCTTGATGGAGATTTTCGAATGA